The DNA sequence AACGGATGTTTgttaatatatttttttgctttgtGTATTGCCGATTCATtcattcttcttcttcttcttcttcctcttttgattttttttctttttgagTAAGATCTATAAAATGAGACACAGGATTGAAGGAATGAATGAAGGAATGAAAAAGAGGCACAGTGTTTGTTTAATAtatggttgttgtttgatggtacttttattgttgtttcatttCGCTCATATCCGATAGACACATACACAcgcacacacacacactcacacacacaaaaagAGAAGAGATTTCACTCATCGGCTATTTCTTCCTTTCTCCTGCCCCcctattattgtttttgtatttCCGTTTACTTTACtcatttcaatattttgtGTCAGTTTGCGGTCATCACATATACGTAATCAGTGTAatacaataacaacaataactacaacaacaataattggTTAGTTTTATGTCATGTGACCACAAcctatttttttgatttgccTTATTTCTTTCTGGCCAAATTATCGGAtttcgtcttcttcttttttttttttttttttttttttattttccaTTATGGTGATGATTAATTCTGTTTAATAGATATAACGATGTGACGAGGAACATTTTTTCCTGGTAAACCAactaattattattattattgattatattatggtagtgttattttttttttttttttttttcgtttcatttcatttacAAAAATACAAAGGGATATGATTCAATTTGGAAttgtttataaatattgttatgagcaacaacaccaacaaccCGGAAATGCTCACTAATTCACGCTTACGTAAACCTTaatttgtttctgtttctgttACTtgtttcatcatcttcataGTCATGAattctctctctttctctctctctctatACTCTCTCTATACTCTCTCTGTTAAGGCGTTTGTATGTCTGTGggtgtatttttttttttgtatttgtacattgaaaatgattaaccttattattattattataattattattattttatattattattaccattttacgttttagttttagttttagttttttgaTTGCTGTTATTGTAAATTTCtggtttgattttgatttgcaGCTAAAAAAGTAAGACTTTCTAAATTTTATGCTTATCTCCTCCTAACTAGAATtaacaatagaaaaaaaaaaaaaacaaaaatttctCACACACACCCAAGGCTCctaacaaatcaaatatttatgacaataatgatgatgacaataatgatttggcacaatttaattatttattatcaaacaaTTGTGTTTTTATCTCATTTTAGTTAAACTCTTTAAGTCTATATAGTACTTTattcttggttttttttgttttttttttgtttttgtggGGAATAGTTTTAGTTCCTTGTTATTGGAATGGTCATGGATTCTAGAGTATACATGTATACATGTATGTTACGCACAATAACTTGAATTATTTCCAAGTTttgttaataatgattgacttttttgtatttttctGGGGTAACTAAATAACCAGGTCAACagataatataaaaaacCTTACATGTAATGGAGGAgtccttcttcttgttgttgttgttcttgttgttgttgttgtcaacTGATCAACATGTAATTAAACTCAAGAAATGCAATTAGTTTTCATATTTccaacaaacaataacTAACTAATAAGTCAATATCGTCTTTTTTGTGGGTGTAACTATTTAATAAGATTAAAACCAGAggataaacaattgattctCTACctttcatttattttttttttttcacaaaTTTATGTCTTACTTTCTAATGTATATTCATTTGCTTTAGTTTTTTAAGTTAATTTTAAGGTATAATACAGTTATGgcaattgaataaatggCAATAACCAAAAGTCACAAGTCTGTTTGtgtttgtgtgtgtgtgtgtgtgaaTATTTCTTATCTCCTCTACCaattgttgctgttgttggaTTTTACCAAACGCCGTTAAAATTTATTCTTCGTTACCCCTATCCTATCCTATCCTCCTCCAACTCATCACTGTAACATTATTGTTATactattaattaatatattcaacTTTAAGAATTATAACCGCAAATGACATCACCATCATTACCTATAACGATCACAAGAATATAACACGACGACTAGTActtccaaaaaaagaatattagATTATGAGAATAATACACGCactatttctttctttcttattTACTTAAAAAAAGGGGGAAGCCATCCTCTTTTGATGAAAGAAGTATGAAATTTTCTCGATGAGTTTGGAtcattaaatcatttaagacacacacacaaacaTATGTAATTCTCCAtatatacttttttttttttttttattattattattattattatcatttctAGACTAatcttttattatattttatcaatttttataaTGGTATTATGTGGAATATGCAAAATTgaacaatcaaaatataaatgtCCTAAATGTTCAATACTTTATTGTTCATTGATTTGTTATAAATCAGAACTTCATAATCATGATAATCTCCCGACTATAACCGAcccatcaccaccaccaccaccacagcaacaacaaaaatcattaattgataccattaatactactactactactactactactactgctaGTTCTAGTTCTAGTGAAgatgataaatttaataaattattacaagataatcaaattcaatatttattaaatcaaccAAGTTtacaatttcatttattttcaattatcaaaatattaatagATTCAACTTTTACTCCTAAAAATAGTaatattgaacaaaaattaGATATTGCTAATTTAAAACTTAATGATTTAAGAATTGGTGGGGTTgaacaaaatgaattaattgaagaatttgttCAACGTTGTCTTGAATTAATGAATGGAACATAAAAGAGGTGGAAATGATAGATGGATGGAAATGATGGATGAatggatggatggatggatAGATGGATAGATATTGCCCAGGTCAGATTTGTACAATGATTAGGAACTATATATGTATCAAGAATAAACCTGAATACGATCAAGACCCAACTAATTGACACTTTCACAAGTTCAATACACAGTAAAGTAATTAAACTTGCTTTAACCTAGAGTTGaatattgattaatttgaGTTCAAATTTTccttatttttttgcagatgaaatgattatatttttgaaaataccAATGTTCAAATACACAcataaaatatatatatatatatatttaaacTTTACCACcccaaatattttttttttgtccatttaaatttttatcaaatttcaatttaaaaagaaatcctcctaaatcatcatcattattatcatcattatcattaatattattatcaataataacattTTTATCATTCAATTGTAAATGACCTGTAGTTATAAacatttcattatttttttccccATTACCAAAAGTAATACAAGTTGGTCTATTAGCAGGAAtattaattctttcaatttctttaccTTGATTATCAACATGTAAAATAGTTCCACTATTGAAAACACAAGTATAAATTTCTCCATTATTAGTCATTATTAATCCATCAGGTTCTGGTTGTTCAATATTAGgataaaattgttttaaatcaataaatattgatttattaatcaatttattagttaatttatcataattaaatttccaaattttaAATGTTAATGAATCAGTCCAATAAAATTCATCacctttattattaaaacatAATCCATTCAGAATTAAACTATTTTCAATCATAACATCacaaattaattgatcatGATCatgattattgttgttattattattgttattgttatgaTCAATACTAATTCGATATAATTTACCTTCAGGTTGTATACCTTCATTTTCACCAATAGAAAAATCATTCATAATTCCAATCCATAAATTCCCCCAAGGATCAATAATTCCATCATTTGATCTTAATcgtaatttttctttgatattattagtatgaggatatttgaaaaaatattcaatagtgaaatttgaaaaatctcCATAAGCAATACCATATTTACTACATATAATAAGTTTATTAGGATTATTAGTTAAACAAATTGcaccaattgattcatcTGATGAATCCcattttaaaatttcatgacaagaagaagaattagaagaattagaattaggGTCGGTTTCGATATTATCTAGAAATACTCGATGAACTTCAGCTTGAATTATATCTACCCATAATAAAGtattatttctttcatCATATGTTACTCCTTCAGTTAATCTTCCACGATATCCTTTAGGAAAAATATTATCTTTAGTAACTGTTAATGTCATGATTGAGTATAAAGAAGATTAACCAGtatgaaataaaataaaaaaaaaaaaaaaaaaatgtggtgagaaaaaaaaaaaaatttatggGTCAaagtttaatttatatacgagtgatggtggtggtggtggagaGTGATGGGTGGTGGGGGGACTTTGTGGGGGACACGGAGACAAGAAAGCGAAAGGAGATTGATGCTCCgaaaactaaactaaaaaaaaaaaaaaaaaaacataaaatGTTATAAAACtaattatattttcttATATTCTCtataaattgattctatGAAAACACTCTGTctgtatatatatatatatattccttatttttctttggctTGTAATTTATCCCATTCTCTAGCTAATTCAACCATAGCTTCAGTATCCATTGTTGCCCCAACAACTTCAATTGGTACTTGAGATTCACTAAATTCTTTAACAAAGTTTTGATTCTCCACTAATCTCAAttcatgatgatgatgatgatgatgattgttgttgttttctgataataattctacCCATGTGAATAAACCAGAATCAGATTTTCTTGAGAATGGATTAATATCTATTATATAAATGTGATTCTTGGatacatatatatcaacaatatatttatttaattgggTATTAGATTTTAATTTAGGTATCACTACATTATCAATGAATTGTGTAATcttttcattcaattccaattttaaTCCTTGTAAAAAttcatatttattattatctctTTGTGATATACCAAtaatttgatgatgtttAATAAATACTCTAAATTCATAAGCAGGATTTATATCTTGCCATTTTGTTAAAACTAATTcataattaatttcttcaggAATtgtctttttatttttcactTCCAGAAATGGATTATCTAAATCATCACCAATATGATCTGaagaatttaataataaatatacatCACTAACATTTTGACATTTAATTGTATTTCCTGGCATAATCCATTTTGCATCTTTAGGACT is a window from the Candida dubliniensis CD36 chromosome 4, complete sequence genome containing:
- a CDS encoding Hit1p orthologue, putative (Similar to S. cerevisiae HIT1;~similar to S. cerevisiae Hit1p, which is required for growth at high temperature), whose amino-acid sequence is MVLCGICKIEQSKYKCPKCSILYCSLICYKSELHNHDNLPTITDPSPPPPPQQQQKSLIDTINTTTTTTTTTASSSSSEDDKFNKLLQDNQIQYLLNQPSLQFHLFSIIKILIDSTFTPKNSNIEQKLDIANLKLNDLRIGGVEQNELIEEFVQRCLELMNGT
- the CGR1 gene encoding cell growth-regulated gene 1 protein orthologue, putative (In C. albicans: induced upon growth cessation at the yeast-hyphal transition or during planktonic growth), translated to MTLTVTKDNIFPKGYRGRLTEGVTYDERNNTLLWVDIIQAEVHRVFLDNIETDPNSNSSNSSSCHEILKWDSSDESIGAICLTNNPNKLIICSKYGIAYGDFSNFTIEYFFKYPHTNNIKEKLRLRSNDGIIDPWGNLWIGIMNDFSIGENEGIQPEGKLYRISIDHNNNNNNNNNNHDHDQLICDVMIENSLISNGLCFNNKGDEFYWTDSLTFKIWKFNYDKLTNKLINKSIFIDLKQFYPNIEQPEPDGLIMTNNGEIYTCVFNSGTILHVDNQGKEIERINIPANRPTCITFGNGEKNNEMFITTGHLQLNDKNVIIDNNINDNDDNNDDDLGGFLFKLKFDKNLNGQKKNIWGGKV
- a CDS encoding cell division cycle protein, putative (In S. cerevisiae: involved in nutritional control of the cell cycle; regulates abundance of the translation initiation factor eIF2;~Similar to S. cerevisiae CDC123); amino-acid sequence: MTERDYTTFETIDLTSEEVLQCSYSNWSKLFSNNIFPSKIIKPLPSTFLDYLASESIRLPSNTSNKKITVLEADSDNEYSDWDDDDDDDDDEGQQQQQQQEDVFSQFQDIQDKIDESIQEIGGAVFPKLNWSSPKDAKWIMPGNTIKCQNVSDVYLLLNSSDHIGDDLDNPFSEVKNKKTIPEEINYELVLTKWQDINPAYEFRVFIKHHQIIGISQRDNNKYEFLQGLKLELNEKITQFIDNVVIPKLKSNTQLNKYIVDIYVSKNHIYIIDINPFSRKSDSGLFTWVELLSENNNNHHHHHHHELRLVENQNFVKEFSESQVPIEVVGATMDTEAMVELAREWDKLQAKEK